Proteins from one Monodelphis domestica isolate mMonDom1 chromosome 6, mMonDom1.pri, whole genome shotgun sequence genomic window:
- the RAG2 gene encoding V(D)J recombination-activating protein 2: MSLQMITVNNNASLIQPGFSLMNFGGQVFFFGQKGWPKRSCPTGIFLFDFKQNQLKLRPALFSKDSCYLPPLRYPAICTFQDRLELKKEQYIIHGGKTPNNELSDKIYIISAICKNNKKVTFCCTEKELVGDIPEARYGHTIDVVYSRGKSRCVVFGGRSYMPSAQRTTEKWNSVVDCPPHVFLIDLEFGCCTSYNFPELQDGLSFHVSIARDDTIYMIGGHSLSNNSRPPNLYRLKVDLPLGSPEVSCTVLPGGISISSAILTQTKSNEFVIVGGYQFENQKRLVCNIITVEDNKIEIQDMETPDWTPDIKHSKLWFGSSTGNGTVFLGIPGDNRQTLSDAHYFYLLKCGGEDLMAEEQAAFSCSQASTEDPGDSTPFEDSEEFCFSAEITSFDGDSDIDTYNEDDEEDESETGYWIICCPTCDVDINTWVPFYSTELNKPAMIYCSHGDGHWVHAKCMNLAEQLLIQLSKGSSKYFCNEHVEIARGLQTPKKILPLKRTPLKNHKKAPVKIITPAKKSFFRKLFD, encoded by the coding sequence ATGTCCCTACAGATGATAACAGTGAATAACAATGCCTCCTTAATCCAACCGGGTTTCTCTTTGATGAATTTCGGAGGACAAGTTTTTTTCTTTGGGCAAAAGGGCTGGCCCAAGAGATCTTGTCCCACTGGCATTTTTCTCTTCGATTTCAAACAGAACCAACTCAAACTGAGGCCTGCTCTTTTCTCGAAGGATTCCTGCTACCTCCCCCCTCTTCGATACCCAGCTATCTGCACCTTCCAGGATAGACTGGAGTTGAAGAAAGAGCAATATATCATCCATGGaggaaaaaccccaaataatgaACTCTCGGATAAGATTTACATCATTAGTGCCATCTGCAAAAACAACAAGAAAGTGACTTTTTGCTGTACGGAGAAAGAATTAGTTGGAGATATTCCAGAGGCGAGATACGGCCACACCATTGATGTGGTCTATAGCCGAGGAAAAAGCAGGTGTGTTGTCTTTGGAGGTCGGTCCTATATGCCATCTGCCCAGAGGACCACAGAAAAATGGAACAGTGTAGTTGACTGCCCTCCACACGTCTTCTTAATAGATTTGGAATTTGGATGCTGTACCTCCTACAACTTCCCGGAGCTCCAGGATGGGCTCTCCTTTCACGTCTCCATCGCTAGAGATGATACCATTTACATGATAGGGGGCCACTCTCTCTCTAACAATAGCCGACCCCCCAACCTGTACAGACTGAAGGTGGATCTGCCACTTGGGAGCCCAGAGGTGAGTTGCACCGTCTTACCGGGAGGAATCTCAATCTCCAGTGCCATCCTGACCCAGACGAAAAGCAATGAGTTTGTCATTGTGGGTGGCTACCAGTTTGAAAACCAGAAAAGGCTGGTCTGCAATATCATCACCGTAGAGGACAACAAGATTGAGATCCAAGATATGGAGACCCCAGATTGGACCCCTGACATTAAACACAGCAAGTTGTGGTTTGGAAGCAGCACGGGGAATGGGACCGTTTTTCTTGGTATACCAGGGGACAATCGTCAAACTCTCTCAGATGCCCACTACTTCTACCTCTTGAAGTGTGGTGGAGAAGACTTAATGGCAGAAGAACAGGCAGCATTCTCCTGTAGTCAAGCATCAACAGAAGATCCAGGGGACTCCACTCCCTTCGAAGACTCGGAAGAATTTTGTTTCAGTGCAGAAATCACCAGCTTTGATGGGGACAGTGATATTGATACCtataatgaagatgatgaagaagatgaatcAGAAACAGGCTATTGGATCATCTGCTGCCCCACCTGTGATGTTGACATCAACACCTGGGTACCCTTCTATTCCACCGAACTCAACAAACCTGCTATGATCTACTGTTCTCACGGAGATGGCCATTGGGTCCATGCCAAGTGTATGAACTTAGCCGAGCAGTTACTGATTCAACTCTCAAAAGGAAGCAGTAAATATTTCTGCAATGAGCATGTGGAAATAGCAAGGGGCCTGCAAACACCGAAAAAGATTCTGCCTTTAAAAAGGACCCCATTGAAAAACCACAAGAAAGCCCCAGTGAAAATAATAACTCCAGCCAAGAAATCattttttagaaagttatttgattag